The proteins below are encoded in one region of Abyssisolibacter fermentans:
- a CDS encoding ABC transporter ATP-binding protein, translating to MIKLNNIVFKYDNTNVPILNNVSFELNKGEIMAVVGPSGGGKSTLLRIISGLEQPFSGSIEINQKMVFNKVTNVKPENRGIGMVFQDYALFPHMTVEKNIAYGVDHIPKKERKLRIETMLELVNLKGYEKRYPHQLSGGQQQRIALARALAPKPKILLLDEPFSNLDTEMLEKVRNELFEIINFTQITTIMVTHNPEDAKTADIILRLVSGKMSIV from the coding sequence ATGATAAAACTTAATAATATTGTTTTTAAATATGATAATACTAATGTTCCAATATTAAATAACGTATCATTTGAATTGAATAAAGGAGAAATTATGGCAGTTGTTGGTCCAAGTGGGGGTGGAAAATCAACGTTATTAAGAATTATATCTGGTTTAGAACAACCTTTTTCTGGTAGCATAGAAATTAATCAAAAAATGGTATTTAACAAGGTAACTAATGTAAAACCTGAGAATAGAGGAATAGGCATGGTATTTCAGGATTATGCTTTATTTCCACATATGACAGTTGAAAAAAATATTGCTTATGGTGTTGACCATATACCTAAAAAAGAAAGAAAATTAAGAATCGAAACAATGCTTGAATTGGTAAATTTAAAAGGTTATGAAAAAAGGTATCCACATCAACTTAGTGGTGGTCAACAACAGAGAATTGCTCTTGCAAGAGCTTTAGCTCCTAAGCCTAAAATTTTACTATTAGATGAACCCTTTAGCAATTTAGATACAGAAATGCTAGAAAAGGTACGAAATGAATTGTTTGAAATTATTAATTTCACCCAAATTACGACAATTATGGTTACTCATAATCCAGAAGATGCTAAGACAGCAGATATAATATTGAGGCTTGTATCTGGTAAAATGAGTATCGTGTAA